In the genome of Nocardia sp. NBC_00416, one region contains:
- a CDS encoding aliphatic sulfonate ABC transporter substrate-binding protein: MKFRAALAVLIAAVAVLSSGCVQGEGSGGAGDADIRLDYAYYNPLSLVVRDQKLLENAGYSVTWVLSAGSNKANENLRAEAIDIGSTAGSAALMARANNTPIKVVSLYSKPEWVALAVPPGSPIDSVAKLRGQKIAATKGTDAYFFLLQALGTAGLTGKDVDIVNLQHSDGKIALERGSVAAWAALDPYMAQSRQEGKSRLIYRNADFATYGTLNAREDFLTEHPDRAQAVVDAYEKARAWALAHPTELAALLARDAGVTPEVAAEELERTVLDNDPVPGAELRSVLERVVPIVVGDGSVRSADAATASLESLFEPKFAAQATQ; the protein is encoded by the coding sequence ATGAAGTTCCGAGCCGCCCTTGCGGTCCTGATCGCGGCGGTCGCCGTGCTCAGCTCCGGTTGTGTCCAGGGTGAGGGGTCCGGTGGCGCGGGCGATGCCGATATCCGCCTGGACTACGCCTACTACAATCCGCTGAGTCTGGTGGTGCGGGACCAGAAACTCCTGGAGAACGCCGGTTACAGCGTGACCTGGGTACTGTCCGCGGGCAGCAACAAGGCCAACGAGAACCTGCGGGCGGAGGCCATCGATATCGGGTCGACCGCCGGGTCGGCGGCATTGATGGCACGCGCCAACAACACTCCGATCAAAGTGGTGTCGCTGTACAGCAAACCGGAATGGGTGGCACTGGCCGTCCCGCCGGGTTCGCCGATCGATTCGGTGGCGAAGCTGCGCGGCCAGAAGATCGCGGCGACCAAGGGCACCGACGCCTACTTCTTCCTGCTGCAGGCCCTCGGCACCGCCGGGCTCACCGGCAAGGACGTCGATATCGTCAATCTCCAGCACTCCGACGGGAAGATCGCACTCGAACGCGGATCGGTGGCGGCGTGGGCCGCCCTGGACCCGTACATGGCGCAGAGCCGGCAGGAGGGCAAGTCCCGGTTGATCTACCGGAACGCGGATTTCGCCACCTACGGCACGCTCAACGCCCGCGAGGACTTCCTGACCGAACATCCGGACCGGGCACAAGCGGTCGTGGACGCCTATGAGAAGGCGCGTGCCTGGGCCCTTGCCCATCCCACCGAACTGGCCGCGCTGCTCGCCCGGGACGCCGGCGTCACCCCGGAGGTCGCGGCCGAAGAGCTGGAACGGACCGTGCTGGACAATGACCCGGTGCCGGGGGCGGAACTGCGCAGCGTCCTGGAACGCGTGGTGCCGATCGTCGTCGGCGACGGCAGTGTGCGGTCGGCGGACGCGGCGACCGCGTCGCTGGAATCGCTGTTCGAACCGAAATTCGCGGCGCAGGCCACCCAGTGA
- a CDS encoding ABC transporter ATP-binding protein produces MTSTVLHPAALTVRGVRRSFGPTTVLRDIDLDIAPGQIVALVGASGSGKSTLLRLIAGLDSPSAGSVRIDDQPIAGVDPRCAVVFQEPRLLPWRDVAGNVALGLPAGTGRSAGAAAVRSWLEVVGLTGFAKYRPRRISGGMAQRAALARALVRRPGVLLLDEPFAALDALNRLKMQNLLVDVHRDIATTVVLVTHDIDEALLLADRIVLLEPEPGRGSGIGAIFEVPGPRPRERTDSRLTALRTTLLDRLGVPEPGTAPAAAALLVKEPAR; encoded by the coding sequence GTGACCTCGACCGTTCTTCACCCCGCGGCTCTCACGGTGCGTGGGGTCCGCCGCAGTTTCGGGCCCACCACCGTGCTGCGCGATATCGATCTCGATATCGCCCCGGGGCAGATCGTCGCGCTCGTCGGCGCGTCCGGGTCGGGGAAGTCGACTCTGCTGCGGCTCATCGCCGGTCTCGACAGTCCGTCGGCCGGTTCGGTGCGCATCGACGATCAGCCCATCGCCGGTGTGGATCCGCGGTGCGCGGTGGTGTTCCAGGAGCCGCGGCTGCTGCCGTGGCGTGATGTCGCCGGCAATGTGGCGCTCGGACTGCCTGCCGGAACCGGGCGATCCGCCGGCGCGGCGGCCGTGCGGAGCTGGCTCGAGGTCGTCGGGCTGACCGGTTTCGCGAAATACCGGCCGCGCCGGATCTCGGGCGGCATGGCCCAGCGGGCGGCGCTGGCGCGGGCCCTGGTTCGCCGGCCCGGAGTACTGCTGCTGGACGAGCCGTTCGCGGCGCTGGACGCCTTGAACCGGTTGAAGATGCAGAACCTGCTGGTCGATGTCCATCGGGATATCGCCACCACCGTCGTGCTGGTCACCCACGATATCGACGAAGCACTGTTGCTGGCCGATCGGATCGTGCTGCTGGAACCCGAGCCCGGACGTGGCTCCGGTATCGGCGCGATCTTCGAGGTCCCCGGGCCCCGGCCGCGGGAGCGGACCGACAGCCGGCTCACCGCCCTGCGTACCACCCTGCTCGACCGGCTCGGAGTACCCGAGCCCGGCACGGCCCCGGCCGCCGCCGCTCTTCTCGTTAAGGAGCCCGCCCGATGA
- the mscL gene encoding large conductance mechanosensitive channel protein MscL, with the protein MLKGFKDFLMRGNVIDLAVAVVMGTAFTAVVSSVTKGVVEPLLAVLGGSSQLGFGVTLISGKPATFIALGPIISAAIDFMMVAAVLYFALILPMKTMQKRYRARNGIADKPTPTDTELLTEIRDLLAAQGDARVGLHKRDTEQVSARQG; encoded by the coding sequence ATGCTCAAGGGTTTCAAAGACTTTCTCATGCGCGGGAACGTCATCGATCTCGCCGTCGCCGTGGTGATGGGCACCGCGTTCACCGCGGTCGTGAGCTCGGTCACCAAAGGCGTGGTGGAGCCGCTGCTGGCCGTGCTCGGCGGGAGCAGTCAGCTCGGCTTCGGTGTCACCCTGATATCGGGAAAGCCCGCGACCTTCATCGCGCTCGGACCCATCATCAGCGCCGCGATCGATTTCATGATGGTCGCGGCCGTGCTGTACTTCGCGCTGATCCTGCCGATGAAGACCATGCAGAAGCGTTACCGGGCACGGAACGGAATCGCGGACAAGCCCACGCCGACCGATACCGAATTGCTCACCGAGATCCGCGACCTGCTCGCCGCGCAGGGCGACGCTCGGGTGGGGCTGCACAAGCGGGATACCGAACAGGTGAGCGCGCGTCAGGGTTGA
- a CDS encoding Cmx/CmrA family chloramphenicol efflux MFS transporter, with amino-acid sequence MPFSLYLLALAVFAMGTSEFMLAGLVPDIAADLGVGIGATGLLTSAFAVGMIVGAPLMAAVARNWPARAGLLGFVILFLAAHIAGAVTGSFGVLVATRVVAAFANAGFLAVALTTAAGLVPPGHKGRALAVLLSGTALATVAGVPGGALLGAMLGWRATFWAVAVVCVPAALGVLAGIPGRMRGGGDLGGPDLRAELTPLRRPRLVVVMVLGALVNAATFGSFTFLAPLVTGPAGLGALWVPVALVLFGAGSFAGVTVAGRLSDDRPGAVVAVTGPLLCAGWFALAAFADRPVALLVLVFAQGALSFALGSTVIARVLYEAADAPTMAGAYATAALNIGAAVGPAVAALSLATGLGELGPVRVGGVLVAVALLLAARFRQVLGAGTEIPESEPANR; translated from the coding sequence ATGCCCTTTTCTCTCTACCTCTTGGCCCTGGCCGTATTCGCCATGGGCACCTCGGAATTCATGCTGGCCGGTCTCGTCCCGGACATCGCCGCCGACCTCGGAGTGGGCATCGGCGCCACCGGCCTGCTGACCTCGGCGTTCGCCGTGGGAATGATCGTGGGCGCACCGCTGATGGCGGCGGTCGCCCGGAACTGGCCTGCCCGGGCCGGCCTGCTGGGTTTCGTGATCCTGTTCCTGGCCGCGCATATCGCGGGAGCTGTGACCGGCAGTTTCGGGGTGCTGGTGGCGACCCGGGTGGTGGCCGCTTTCGCGAACGCGGGATTCCTGGCGGTGGCGCTGACCACCGCCGCCGGGCTGGTTCCCCCCGGCCACAAGGGGCGCGCGCTGGCAGTGTTGCTGTCCGGTACCGCCCTGGCCACCGTCGCGGGGGTCCCGGGCGGGGCTCTGCTGGGGGCGATGCTGGGCTGGCGGGCGACCTTCTGGGCGGTCGCGGTCGTCTGCGTCCCTGCCGCGCTGGGTGTTCTCGCCGGCATCCCCGGGCGGATGCGCGGCGGCGGTGACCTCGGCGGCCCGGATCTGCGCGCCGAACTCACCCCACTGCGGCGCCCGCGCCTGGTTGTGGTCATGGTCCTCGGCGCATTGGTGAACGCCGCCACCTTCGGCAGCTTCACTTTCCTCGCGCCGCTGGTGACCGGGCCGGCCGGGCTGGGCGCGCTCTGGGTACCGGTGGCACTCGTACTGTTCGGTGCCGGTTCCTTTGCTGGGGTCACGGTCGCCGGCCGGCTGTCCGACGATCGGCCGGGCGCGGTGGTCGCGGTGACCGGGCCGCTGCTGTGCGCCGGGTGGTTCGCCCTGGCGGCGTTCGCGGATCGTCCCGTGGCGCTGCTCGTCCTGGTGTTCGCGCAGGGTGCGCTGTCGTTCGCGCTGGGGAGCACGGTGATCGCGCGGGTGTTGTACGAAGCGGCGGACGCGCCGACCATGGCCGGGGCCTACGCGACCGCGGCATTGAACATCGGTGCGGCGGTGGGCCCGGCCGTGGCGGCGTTGTCCCTGGCCACCGGGCTCGGCGAGCTCGGGCCGGTCCGGGTCGGCGGTGTGCTGGTGGCCGTGGCGCTACTGCTGGCGGCACGGTTCCGGCAGGTGCTCGGCGCGGGTACCGAGATCCCGGAGTCCGAGCCGGCGAACCGGTGA